Within Nodosilinea sp. FACHB-141, the genomic segment GGCCTCACACAGGGCAAGGGCCGCTTCTAGGGAGCCTGTCAGCAGGTGCGATCGCACCGGCAACTCGTTACCGGCCAACATCCCCACCACAGCGGGTTGCTCTCGACTGGTCAGTACCACACAGCTTTGGTGGCGGGTTTCTGCCACAAGCTGCAGCAGGTCGCCATAGTCTTCGTAGCCATCGCGAAAATAGCCCGCTCGTTCCCCCTCGTGCAACAGGGTTTCCATGTTGTCGAGCAGCAGCAGACACCGGGTCTGACGCAGCCAGTAGAGCAGCTGTTTTAGCGTGCCTCGGGTATCGTGCTGGTCAGAGACAAACCCCACCAAATCTTCGAGCAGTTCATCGAGTCTGGGGGCGTGGCGTAGCGATCGCCAAATAATTCTCTCAAAGGGTGCCTGGGGTAGGTCTACTAGGGTTTCGACCAGCTTGGCCGTCAGCGTAGTTTTGCCGATGCCGCCCATGCCCAATACCGCGACCAGGCGACAGCCATCGTCAACTACCCATCGCGACAGGGTGGCGATCTCCACCTCACGACCGAAGAAAACCGAGACATCTGGAGCCTCGCCCCAGTCGATGGCGGGTCTCGAACTTAGAGGACTTTTCACTACGCGGCCCTGGGATTGGGTAGCGATCGCTGTATCCGTAGCCCAGTTCTGCGATCGCCCGATCAAGACTCATGGAGATCGTTAGACCTGCGCCTACTGCAATTATATAAGTGGAGCGAGAACCCGAGACTGCCCTGCCCCGCCCCCCAGCGCTGGCTAGCTGGCCAAAGATTCTGGCTGGCGCGGAGGCTCGGTGTCACTGCCCAGCTAGCGGCCTAGCCCTATCCCCAGCCCGTCAACACCAGCTTGCCAATCGTCCGCCCCGACTCGATTTGGGCGTGGGCCTGGCGCAGGTTGGCGGCATTGATCGGCGAGAGCGTTTGCCCCAAGGAGGTGCGAATTGTCTTGGCATCGATCAGCGCTGCAACCTCGTCGAGCAGGTGGCCCTGGTCGGCCATGTCGGCGGTTTGGTACATCGAGCGGGTAAACATAAACTCCCAGGCGAAGGTGACGCTTTTGCTCTTCAGCAGGTTGAGGTCTAGCGGGTCGGTGTTTTCGACAATGCCAACGATTTTGCCCTGGGGGCGAATCAACTCGGCCATCACGCCCCAGTAGGCGTCGGTATTGCTGAAGTTGGCAATGAAATCGACCTCACGGTGACCGAGCTGGGCCATTTCTTCGATCAGCGCATCGCTGTAGTCGACGCTGTGGTCAGCCCCTAGCCCTCTCACCCAGGCCTGCGACTGGGGTCGCGACGCGGTAGCAATCACCACCAACCCGGCCAGTTTAGCTAGCTGAATGGCGATCGACCCCACCCCCCCGGCCCCGCCAATGATCAAAATCGACTGGCCCTGGTTTCCCCCATCGCGATCAATGCCCAGGCGGGTAAACAGGGCTTCCCAGGCGGTGATAGTGGTCAGGGGCAGAGCGGCGGCCTCAGCGAAGGAGAGGGTCTGGGGCATAGCCCCGACAATGCGCTCATCCACCAGCTGAAACTCGGCATTGGAGCCGGGGCGGGTGATATCTCCGGCATAGTAGACCGCATCGCCGGGCTTGAAGCGCGTCACCGCATCGCCGACGCTTTCCACCACCCCGGCAGCATCGTAGCCCAGCACCTTAGGATTATCTTCGACTTTGTCTTTGGGAGCGCGCACCTTGGCGTCTACTGGGTTGACAGAGACGGCCTCTACGCGAACCAGCAGATCATGGCCGGTGGGGCTGGGCTTAGGCAGTCTGGCGTCGAAGAGCGATTCTGGGTCGCCAATGGGCAAATAGTGGGTGAGGGCAACAGCTTTCATAGAGAATTGAGCGCTCGCTGCGCGCAGATGCAGAGCAAAGGGTCCGTCCCTAGGATAAGCCGGTTTTTAGGGGACTAAGGTTTGGAGGCCGCCAGTCATCGGCTGGAATAGTGATTCGCAAAGCCTCTCCGTTGGCACAGGCGCTCTAGAGCAAAACTAACTAGACTGAGCTTGAAAGGGCGGAAAAGGGCGATCGCCCTATCTCCTAAGGCTGATTTACCGAATCTTTTGGGAAATAAGCCCAAAAAGGGGGAACAATAGCCCGGTGCTGATGGTCTCGTAACCAAAAGCGCAGCGTTTCTCCCATAGGTTCCCGTGCATTTACCACTTGGCTCGGCTAAACATCAAACCCCATTCCCAGGGTTTTGCGAATAATTTGCCCCAAGCTGTTGGTTCTACCGGAGATGCTTCGGTAGAGCAACCCGTTTCTATAGCGCTGCCTCTGACTCGCTCTAGCTAGTTTTGGGGCCATTTTGCTATGGATAACGCCCATTTCTATTGTCCTTCTATTGACTCTGTTAACACCCCGCTTTTCTAGGAATCACTGAGTATGAGCACCGTACTGAATCTATCTGCCAAGACCACTGCCTTCGTGGCCCTGGGTTCTGTAGCGTTTATGGGGTTGGCGCTGCCTGCCACCGCCCAAACCGCCGAGTTTACTGATGTTGGTTCGGGCTACTGGGCGCGGCCCTTTATTGAGACCCTTGCCGCTGAGCAAATCATCGCCGGGTTCCCCGACGGCACCTTTCGCCCCGACCAGCCGGTGACCCGCGCCCAGTTTGCCGCCATTGTGCGCAATGCCTTCGACCAGCCCCTCGATCGCACCGCGCCTCGCTTCAGCGATGTCTCTAGCAACTACTGGGCTAGCGCTGCGATCGCAGACGCCTACGGTCAGGGCTTTCTCTCGGGCTATCCCAACGGCGCTTTCCAGCCTGAGCAGCAAATTCCTCGGGTGCAGGCCCTAGTTGCTCTGGCCAACGGCCTCGACTACAGCCCTCGGGGCTCTGTCAACGAAGTGTTGGGTGTCTACCGCGATCGCGGTCAAATTCCTAGCTATGGCGAAGGGCCAGTGGCGGCTGCCACCGAAAACCGACTGGTGGTCAACTACCCCAACGTAGACACCCTGCAGCCCCAGCGCACCGCTACCCGAGCTGATGTGGCGGCCTTTATCTACCAGGCACTAGTAGCCCAGGGCCGCGTGCCCGCGCTGCAAGCTGGGCAAAACGCCAACAGCTATATCGTGGGAGTCGGCACCGGCACTGGCACTGGCACCGGCACCGGTACTGGTACCGGCACTGGAACTTCCACCAGCTCGCCCCGCCTAGTACCCAGCGGCACTGAGCTAGCAGTGCGCTACCCCAACAGCAGCGCCGATGTGGATATTGTGGTAGCCCCTGGCCAAACCGTTGCCACTAGCCTGCAAACTACCGAGCCGATTCGCAATAGCCAGGGTCAGGTGCTGGTTCCTGCGGGCAGCACCATTGTGGGCCGCATCGTGCCGGTAGAAATTCGTGGTTCCTCAATCACAGCGGCTAAGTTTGTCGCCGACAACCTCACGATCAACGGCCGCACCTACAGCCTCAACGCCGAGTCCAGCGCGATCGCTGCCACCAACAGCGTCAGCGGCGGCACCCTGCAAGGGGCGCTAATTACCGGTGCAGCCGAGTCGATTTTGGGTAGGATTACTGGCAATAGCGGCCTGGGCAGCGTGGTTGGGGCCGTCATCAACGGCGACAACCAGGTCACCTCTAACAGCGCAGTAGTGGTCATTAGCCCCAGCGATCTCGACCTCACCCTGCGCTCTGACCTGACGGTAGACGCGATCGCCAACTAATAGGCTTGAAAGCCTATTAGTTGTTGGCTCAGTAGATTACAAAGTCCCCGCAGCCCACCCTGCGGGAAGCAAGCTACACCCCCAACCCCTCTCCTAGAGAGGAGAGGGGAGCCGGAAGCAAACTTCAAAGTCCCTCTCCCAGCTTGGGAGAGGGATTTAGGGCGAGGGCTGGATTACGGCAAGAAAGGCGTGTTTGTGATCTACTGAGGCTAGCGCGTCACCCAATCTATGAGAAACATTAACTTCCAGTCTTGACACTTTACTAGGATGACTTCGCAGCTGGGCTGCTTACCCAAAACTGTGAATTGCCAGCCAAACGCAGGGCGGCTCGCTGCTAGTGAAATCGACCCGGTGACGCCTGTGTGCCGGTATCAGCACATAATCTCCTGGCCCCAGCGCTAAAGAAGCGCCATCCTCGTAAGTGAGGGTGGCGCTTCCCTGTAGCAGGACAACCCACTCATCTTGGCTTTGGTCATACCACTCGTCGGGGGGCGTGGTTTGCCCGGTCGAGAGAATGCGCTCAATCCGTAGACGAGGTGTTTCGAACAGGACGGTAAACAATTCCGCCGCTGGTAGCGGATCGGGCAGCTGAAACAGATTGCCGGATTCTGGCACGGGGGGCATGGCGGACCCGATATGGCCCTAGCTAACCGAACAGCTGTCTTGGTCGCAGGTGACTTTAGACGCCACCGCACTCTCGGGCACCACGGTGAACCCGCCCACGCTAACGCCCTCCACCCCGTACTGCTCTCGCAGTACCTGGTTAAAGCTGGCAATAATTTCTGGCAGCTGCTGCTCTAGCACAGAGCGCACCTGATCGGCCTCGGGGGGTGGGCTGCCAACGGTTTCTACAGGCATAGGTTCAAACAGGTAAGGTATGGACTCATTGTAGGGTGACCAGAAATACCCAACCTCGTTTGCTTCACGGCTCTACATATAGAAGTGAATTTCCTCAGTTTGGCCTCCGCTAGGGCGCTGCGAATCCACCTATGTCTTACTCGTTGGGCACAAAGCTACAGGAGCCATTGGAACTTGTAGCTTGTGGCGATTGGCTGCAAAGCACTTCGTCGGGCGATCGCACATAGACCCACTGCCCCTCCAGCCTCAGCGCTACCTGGTTGGTTTCAGCATTAAACGTCAAAGCAGCCTCGCCCGCAGAACTGATATCGGTATAGCCGCGATAGACCGAATGGCACAGCCCCAGCGATCGACAGCTGAGCAGCATCAGATCGCCGTAGTTGTCATCTAGAGGAAAGGCCACATAAACCGTGCGATAGGTAATGCCCCAGAGGGCAATGTCCTGTTTAGCCTGGGGAGCATAGCCTGCTAACAGGGCCGGCAGCAAAGCCACCAGTAAAAGGACATCTGCGACCAGCAGCCAGACCACTTTTGCTACGCCCCGTGGGGCGCTCTGTTGCCAGTTTAGGTAGAAGCTCAGGAGCAGCAGTAGACAGAGGATCAAGCCGCCTGCAAACCACAAAACAATTACCGGGAGCAGGGTCAGCAGAGCGATCGCAAAAAGTTTGCTGTAGGCCCAAGCTAACCCATGCACCCCAGGCACAGCCCCCCCGACAAAGGGTAAATACCCCAGCCATCCCAGAGCGGCCAAGATGGCCCAACCCAGCAGTAGAGTTCTCCGTCTGGGGCGACGGATGAAGCGCTGACTCTGGGTGGGGGACGCAGGATTTCTCGCGGGCGGTTTATGGCTAGACATGGAGCAGATGGCTAGAAGCTACCCCAGGGTGGCCTAACTTAGGCTCCGCTGTCATCAGCGGGGGAGAATTGCCCAGCAAAAACCCGCGTCTAAAAGTCCTGTGATATTCTCAGGGGAACAGTGACGCGATGCCAGAATTATCCAGTTTTCAGCCTTTTTAACCCTATGACGTTAACTCGACGGTGGTTTAGCCAGGCCTGCCTGGGGGTAGCGACAGCGCTAGTGGCAGTGGCCTGCGGCGGTGGCGGCGATAGCGGCGGCGGTGAC encodes:
- a CDS encoding zinc-binding alcohol dehydrogenase family protein, yielding MKAVALTHYLPIGDPESLFDARLPKPSPTGHDLLVRVEAVSVNPVDAKVRAPKDKVEDNPKVLGYDAAGVVESVGDAVTRFKPGDAVYYAGDITRPGSNAEFQLVDERIVGAMPQTLSFAEAAALPLTTITAWEALFTRLGIDRDGGNQGQSILIIGGAGGVGSIAIQLAKLAGLVVIATASRPQSQAWVRGLGADHSVDYSDALIEEMAQLGHREVDFIANFSNTDAYWGVMAELIRPQGKIVGIVENTDPLDLNLLKSKSVTFAWEFMFTRSMYQTADMADQGHLLDEVAALIDAKTIRTSLGQTLSPINAANLRQAHAQIESGRTIGKLVLTGWG
- a CDS encoding S-layer homology domain-containing protein; this translates as MSTVLNLSAKTTAFVALGSVAFMGLALPATAQTAEFTDVGSGYWARPFIETLAAEQIIAGFPDGTFRPDQPVTRAQFAAIVRNAFDQPLDRTAPRFSDVSSNYWASAAIADAYGQGFLSGYPNGAFQPEQQIPRVQALVALANGLDYSPRGSVNEVLGVYRDRGQIPSYGEGPVAAATENRLVVNYPNVDTLQPQRTATRADVAAFIYQALVAQGRVPALQAGQNANSYIVGVGTGTGTGTGTGTGTGTGTSTSSPRLVPSGTELAVRYPNSSADVDIVVAPGQTVATSLQTTEPIRNSQGQVLVPAGSTIVGRIVPVEIRGSSITAAKFVADNLTINGRTYSLNAESSAIAATNSVSGGTLQGALITGAAESILGRITGNSGLGSVVGAVINGDNQVTSNSAVVVISPSDLDLTLRSDLTVDAIAN
- a CDS encoding cupin domain-containing protein, giving the protein MPPVPESGNLFQLPDPLPAAELFTVLFETPRLRIERILSTGQTTPPDEWYDQSQDEWVVLLQGSATLTYEDGASLALGPGDYVLIPAHRRHRVDFTSSEPPCVWLAIHSFG